Genomic segment of bacterium:
CCAAAAATGAGTTTAAATGTGATAAGTGTGGGGGAGAACTTTATCAACGAGATGATGACAAAGAAGAGGTTATAACACGGCGATTAAAAGTTTTTAAAGAACAAACTGCTCCGTTAATTAATTATTATAAAAAGATTAATATCTTAAAAGAAGTAGATACCGATGCTGAAATACCACTGGTCTTTGATAGGATAATGAATGTGTTAGAAAAAAATGATTATCTTAAAATCTAAACAAGAAATAGAAAAGATACGAGTGGCAGGTAAAATAGTTGCTGAAGTCTTACAACATCTTGTGCAAATAACCAGACCAGGCATAACGACGAAATATCTGGAAGAAATAGCCCATAAAATGATTATTAGTCGAAACGGAATACCATCATTCCTGGGATATGAGGGATTTCCTGGGAGTATTTGCACCTCAATTAATCACGAAGTCGTCCACGGAATTCCTTCTGCAACACGAGTTCTTAAAAATGGAGACCTTTTGAAGATAGACTTAGGGGTTTTGTTAAATGGTTATCATGCAGACGCCGCAGTAACTGTTCCTATTGGACAAATAACTGCACAGGCAGAAAAATTAGTTCGGGTAGCAAAAGATGCCCTGAAAATAGGTATTTCTAAAGCAAGATTACCAAATAGATTAGGGGACATCTCTTATGCTATCGAATTTTATGCCCAATGTTATGGATATGCGGTCACGCGTGATTATAGTGGTCATGGAATTGGACGAGATTTACATGAAGCACCACAAGTCCCTAATTTTGGTGAACAGGGTAAAGGACCACGACTTAAATCAGGTATGGTTCTCTGTATAGAACCAATGATAAATACCGGTGATTATGAAATAGATGTATTAAATAATGGCTGGACAGTGGTAACAAGAGACAAAAGCTGGTCGGCTCATTTTGAACATACCATAGTCGTGACAGAAGATGAACCGGAGATATTGACAAAGTAGCCATTGGAGAGTAAACAGTGAAGAGTGAGCAGTGAAAAGGAGTGCTCATTGATAACTGTGAAGAAGGTAAATATGCCAAAAGAAGAAACGATTAAAGTAGAAGGTATAGTTTCAGAGGTATTACCTAATACTATGTTTCGAGTAGAACTCGAAAATGGACATAAAATATTGGCTTATATATCGGGTAAGATGCGAAAACATTTTATTCGAATCTTACCCGGTGATAAAGTCACGGTTGAATTATCACTGTATGATTTATCAAGAGGAA
This window contains:
- the infA gene encoding translation initiation factor IF-1 — its product is MPKEETIKVEGIVSEVLPNTMFRVELENGHKILAYISGKMRKHFIRILPGDKVTVELSLYDLSRGRIIYREK
- the map gene encoding type I methionyl aminopeptidase; the encoded protein is MIILKSKQEIEKIRVAGKIVAEVLQHLVQITRPGITTKYLEEIAHKMIISRNGIPSFLGYEGFPGSICTSINHEVVHGIPSATRVLKNGDLLKIDLGVLLNGYHADAAVTVPIGQITAQAEKLVRVAKDALKIGISKARLPNRLGDISYAIEFYAQCYGYAVTRDYSGHGIGRDLHEAPQVPNFGEQGKGPRLKSGMVLCIEPMINTGDYEIDVLNNGWTVVTRDKSWSAHFEHTIVVTEDEPEILTK